The Pseudomonas entomophila genome segment CGGTGGTCACGCCATAGATCACCCCTTCCTTGTCCAGCAAGGTGTCGAGGAAGCGCGCGCCACGGGCGATGCGCTCGCGGTAGGCGGCGTCGGCCTGCAGGCGCGACGGGGCGCGGCGCTCGGCCACGGCCAGGACGTCTTCGATCGCCAGCGGCGCTTCGCCGAAGGTTACAGGCTCATGCGGATGCATCGTCATCGGTCTTCCAGAAGGGGTAGAAATTGAACCATTGCAGCGGTGCCTGGGCGCAGTAGTGGCCCAGGCGTTCGGCGTAGCGGGCGGCCCACTCGGCGATCACCGCCTCACGCTGGCCACGGCGCCATTGCAGGCGTTCGACGAACGGCTCGAGGGTGACTTGGTAACGGCCCTGTTGCTTGAGGCAGAACAGCAGGTTGAGCGGGCAGCCCAGCAGCCCGGCCAGCAGCCACGGCCCCTGAGGGAATGCAGCCGGGTGGCCGAGAAAATCCACCTCTACGGTGCGCCCGCCGTGCAGCGGCACGCGGTCGCCGGCAATTGCCAGCCACTCGCCGCGCTCCAAGCGCTCGGACAGTTGCAGCATCACTGCCGGGTCCAGCTCGCTGACCTGGATCAGCCGCAGGTGGCTGGCCCCGGCTTCGCCCAGCAAGCGGTTGAAGTGTTCGGCATGGCGGGTATGCACCAGCACGTTCATGGTCACTTTTTCGCCGATCTCGGCCAGGGCCCGGCACACTTCCAGGTTGCCCAGGTGAGCGCCCACCAGCATCTGGCCGCGCTCGCCACGCAACTGCTGGCGCAGGTTGGCCGGGTCGACGATGTCGATCTGCGAAAGCGCCAGCCGGCCGTTCCACACGTCGAGCTTGTCCAGCAGGGCTTCGGCGAAGGCCATGAACTGGCGGAACACACGCCACTGGCCGGGGGCCTGGACCTGGCCGTTGCTCCAGCGGTGCAGGCGCTGCTGGTACTGCCAGGCGCTGCGCCGGGCGCAGCCACCGAAGATGAAGAAGTAGGCGACGATCAGGTGGATCAGCGGGCTGAGCACGCGTCGCCCGAGCAGTCGGGCGAGCGTGGCGGTGAGCTTCATCAGCCAGAAGCTGCCGCGCTCCTGGTGCTCGGCCCAGTGTGGCGGGCGCTCGTTCATCCGCGCCACCTGCGCCAGAGTATCAGCGGGGCGCGCAGGAGCATGCCGAAGAACAGCTTGGCGTGCATCTTCGAGATCAGCGCGTTGTCGTGGAACAGACGGAAATGCGACAGGCCGTCCTGGGGGTAGTGGACCTTGGTCGGCAGCCAGCGCATCGGCTGATTGCGCCACGACAGGCGCACCAGGATCTCCGGGTCGAAATCCATGCGCCGGCCGAGGTCGACGCTGTCGATCATCGCCAGGGTCGCAGGCAGCGGGTAGACGCGAAAGCCGCACATCGAATCCGGGATACGCAGCGACAGGCTGTTGATCCACACCCACACGTGGGTCAGGTAGCGGGCATACAGCCGGCCCTTGGGCACGCTGGCGTCGTACTGTGGATAACCACACACCAGGGCCTGCGGATAAGCCTGCGACTGCTCCAGGAAACGACTGACATCGGCCAGGTCGTGCTGGCCGTCGGCGTCCACCTGCAGGGCGTGGCTGAAGCCCAGCCGCGCGGCTTCGCGCAGGCCGGCCATCACCGCGCCGCCCTTGCCCTGGTTGACCGCCAGGGTGACCAGGTGAACGTCGTCGCGTTCGGCCAGTTGGCCTAGCACCTGGGCGCAAGGGGCATGGCTGGCGTCATCGACCAGCACACAGGGCAGGCCGGCGCGCAGCAGGTCGTCGACCACCTGGGGCACCGCCTGCTCGTGGTTGTACACCGGGATCACCGCGCAGGGCTTATGCATGGGCGGCCTCCAGCACGATGCGGCCGCTGGAGCAGGGCTGCCCGGCGCAGGTGTAGGCGAAGTAGAGCTTGCCGCGTGTTGCGTCGAAGCGCAGGGTCAGCAGCAGTTCGTCGCCGGGGCGCACCAGTTGCTGGAACTTGAGCACTTCCATGCCGGCGAAGCGTTGGGCCCGTTGCAGGTGCGAGGCCGCCAGGGCGATCGCCCAGTCGAGCTGGACCACGCCCGGCAGCACCGGTGTTTGCGGGAAGTGCCCGGAGAAGCAGGCCAGGTCCAGGGGGACGGCCAGACGCAGGTGCAGTTCCTCGCCCTCTTGCCGGTGCTCAAGCACGTCCGGCGCCATGCTGCGTGGGGCCAGCAGCAACCCCTGCAGCTCGGCTTGGGGCAGCTTGCCTTGGGTGTTGAGCGGCAACTGGCGCACCAGGCGCCAGCGCCGTGGCAGGGCCAGCGCCTCGCAGTGGCCGGCCAGGTGCTGGCGCAGCCCATCGATCACGGCGCGGCGGCCCTGGTTGCGCAGGGCGTGCAAGCCAGCCGGGGTCAGGGCTACCAGGGCGCCGAGGTAGGCGCGGCCTTCCTCGATCATCCCCAGGCGCGCTTCGGCGACCCAGGCATGGGCGCACAGGGCCTGTTCGAGCATGGGCAGCGAGATGCGTTTTTCTTCGAGCTTGACGATGCGGTCCAGCCGGCCAAGCAGGCGCAAGCGTCCGTCGGCGCTGAACTCGGCGGCATCGGCGCTCTGCTCGACGTGCCCGGCGGGCAGGTAGGGCGAAGCGATGCGCAGGGCGCCGTGTTCATCCTGGCTCAAGCGCACGTCGGCGAACGGTTGCCACAGGGGTTGGCCCTGGCGCCAGGCGATGCCACCGGTCTCCGAACTGCCGAGAATCTCGGTCGGCCATTGGCCCAGACGCTGATGCAGGCGTTCGGCGGCGATAGACGGCAGTTCGCCGCCTGAGGAAAACACCCGACGTACCGGGCGCAGGGCCGGCCAGTCGAGGTTGTCGCCCATGCGCTTGAGCAGCGCTGGGCTGGCCACCCAGGCGAACGCCGCGTGCTCGCGGCTGGCGCGCTGCAGGTCCTCGGGGAACGGCAGTTGGCGGCGCTCGAAGCCGCGCCCGGCGCACAGTGGCCAGAGCACGCGGAACAGCAGGCCGTAGATGTGCTGGGTGGCGACGCTACCGATGATCCAGGCGTTGCCCAGGTCCTGGCCCCAGAGCTGTTCCAGGGCATTCACTTCGTTAGCCAGCTGGCGCAGTTGCTTGTCGATGCGCTTGGGCTCGCCGCTGGAACCGGAGGTGCACAGGCTGATGCGGCAGGTGTCGAGGTCGAGGTCGGCGGGGGCGAGCGCTTCGCCCTGCAGGCCGTCGAGCTGCTCGTCAGTGGTCAGCCACAGGTCGACCTGGGTATGCCAACGCTCACGGGTGGCGGGCTGCAGGTCGGCGGGCAGCAGGGCTTCGACACCGGCGCGCCAGGCGCCCAGCAAGGCGATGGCCAGCGACGCGGCATCTTCGAGGTGCACGGCCAGGCGGCGTACCCCGCGCTGGCGCAGGCCGCCGGCCAGGCGCAAGGCCTGCCGGCACAGCTCGGCGTGGTCCAGGGCCGGCGCGTGGGTCACCTGGCGCGGCGCGTCCAGCGGGCGCAGCAGGTGTTCGAGGTTGATCCAGTTCATGAGCGTCCTCGCACACGTTGTCTAATCAGCCATTCGATGGCGAACAGCAGGCCCATCGCGGCATAGGCGATCAGGCCGTTGTACAGGGTCCACCAGGCCAGCGGCGCCCACAGGGTGAGGCTCGCGGCGATCACGCCGTTGCCCAGGAAGAACAGGCACCACACCTGGGTCACGCGGCGGGTGTAACGCACGGCGTGGGGCGGCAGCTCGGGGTCGCGCAGGCGCGCCAGGCGTTCGGCCACCGGCATGCCACGCAGCAGGCTGGCGCCGAACAGGGCCAGCATGAAGGTGCTGATCAGCACCGGGTACCAGCGCAGCAGCTGCGGGCTGTCGGACAGCCCCAGCAGGGCGCAGAACGCCAGGGCCGCCAGCGCCATCCACAGATTACCCGGGCGGCGCGGCGTGCTCAGGGCGCGGGCCAGCCACAGGCCACCGAGCAGCAGGCCGAATTGCCAGGGGGCGAAATGGGCCATGCCGAAATGCACCGCGAAGGGGTACAGCAGCCCGGCCAGCAACAGGCCGAGGCCGATCAGGCGCTTCATGCCGCCGGGTTGACCAGGCGGTGCACCGCCTCAACCACGTCATTGACGGTGCGTACCGACTTGAAGTCGTCGGCGGCGATCTTCTTGCCGGTCTGGCGCTTGATGTGGTCGATCAGGTCGACGGCGTCGATGCTGTCGATTTCCAGGTCCTGGTACAGGTTGGCGTCCAGGGTCACGCGCTCGGGTGCCAGTTCGAACAGCTCGACCAGGGCGTCGCGCAGGATGTTGAAGATGTCTTCACGGGTTTGCATGGTGCGGTCTCAGGCTGCCTGACGTGCGGTGACGAACGCCGCCAGGGTGGCGACGTTGGCGAAATGGTTGCGGGTGTCCTTGGCGTCGGCGTCGATCTTGATGCCGTAGCGCTTCTGGATCGCCAGGCCGAGCTCGAGGGCGTCTACCGAGTCCAGGCCCAGGCCTTCGCCGAACAGGGTCTGCTGGTCGTCGATGTCCTGCACGCTGATGTCTTCCAGACCCAGGGCGTCGATGATCAGTTGCTTGAGGTCATGGTGCAGGTGTTGCTGTGCATCGCTCATCGGCGGCGAGCTCCTTTATGTAGTGCTGGTGCAGAAAATCGTTGAGGCGGCGCGACGCGATCGGCGCCGGGCCCATGGCGGCGTAGGCCTGGGGGTCGATATCGGCACCGACGCGCAGGCTGAAGTGCACGCGGCGGCAGGGTATGCGGTACCAGGGCTCGTGCTTGGTCAGGGTGGTAGGGCTGACGCGGATGGTCACCGGTGTGATGATCTTCGCACCCCGCAGGGCGATGGCCGCGGCGCCGCGATGAAAGGCGGGGGCCTGGCCGGGCGCGGTGCGCGTGCCCTCGGGGAAGATGATCAGTGGCTGGCCTTGCTGCAGCGCGGCGACGGCGTTGTCGAGCATGTCCATGCTGCCGTCGTTGCCGATGTACTGGGCCTCGTTCACCGGGCCGCGGGTGAACGGGTTGGTGAACAGGCTGTGCTTGACCACACAGTTGGCCTGGCGCACCAGGCCGATGAGGAACACCACGTCGATCAGCGACGGATGGTTGGCGATGATCATCTGCCCAGGCCGGCCCAGGCGCTCGGCGCCTTCGACTTCGTAGGTGAGCACGCCGGCAGCGTGCATGAAGCGAATGAAGCGCCAGAACAGCCAACCGATGGTGCGCCGGGCGCGCTGGCGGTGGCGCGCGACGTCACCCGGCAGGCAGGCGAGCAGGGGGAACACCAGTAGACGCAGGCACAGGCCGCCCAGGCCGAACAGGCCGAAGCTCAGGGCGGTGGCCAGCAGGCGCCAGTGATAGGCGTCCCGGGGGCGCTCTATGGCTGTCGTTGCCAGTTCCATGTGCGACGGTTCCAGGTGTGGGTAAAGGAGGGGGTGTTGCCCAGCGAGGCTTTCAACCAGTTCAGGGCGTGAGGCAGCGGGGGGCGCGGCGCGTCCGGTGGGCAGTGGTGGCTTAGTGCTATCCCCCATTGTCGCCCAGCCGTGAGGCGTAAAGCCAGCGCATAGGCGAAGGGCACGTCGTCGATCCAGGGGCCGTACACCGGTGGCGGCAGTTCCTCGGCGATGATCAGCAGCACTGCCGGGGCGCCTTCGTGCAACAGGCCAGCGGCTTCGAGCAGGCCTTGCTCGAAACCGTCGCCGGCCGCGGCCAGGGCGGTCGCCTCGCAGGTTTCGCCGCGCAGGATCGACCACAGGCCGATCACGGCGTTATGCACCGACAGGCTGAACTGGGTGGGCGAAAGTGGCTGCTGGTCGGCCAGGTCGCTGAGGATCGAGAAGGTGCGGGGTGTTTCACCGTGGCGCGAGACGAACACCAGCGGCATCGGTGCGCAGCCCTCGGCCAGCGGCCAGCCCACGGCGAACGCCATGCGCGCCAGCTGGCTGAGGCGACGACGCTGCATGGCGGGCAGGAACGACACGTCCGGCACCTGCGCTTCGGCAGCGGGGCGTGCGCCGGTGGCGGCCCAGGATTGCCAGTCGGCGGGCGTCTGCAGGCCGGGGGCCCAGGCGCGCCATTGGCTGATATCAAAGGTGATCACGGTGCTTGTTACTTCCCGCTCTGTGGGACTTCCTTGCCTTGGGAATGACTCGGAACACAGACCTTGCAGGGTGGCGCTTTGCCGAGTGGCGCGCATTATCCCGGTGACGGAGGTGTGTAGCAATTAGTCGTTACATTCTTGCCAGTAAGACATTGCAATCTCGAAGAAGTATCGAGTTGGATGTTCCGGGTAGGCAAATTCCGACAGCTGGTCAGGCACAGGTTGTCGGTCGCACGTGCTGCAACTTGAGCGAAGAGTGCTGGCCATTACCGGTGCAGCGCCACATACTCGGGCATTCGTTGGTACACGGAGGTCTGTCATGCGGCGCGTGGTGTTCAATCAGAAAGGTGGCGTGGGCAAGTCGAGCATTGCCTGCAATCTGGCGGCGGTGAGTGCCAGCGAAGGCTACCGAACCCTACTGATCGACCTGGATGCCCAGGCCAACTCGACCCAGTACCTGACCGGCCTGACCGGCGACGACATTCCCATGGGCATCGCCGACTTCTTCAAACAGTCGCTGTCCAGCGGGCCGTTCGCCAAGAAGAACAAGGTCGATATCTATGAAACCCCCTTCGACAACCTGCATGTGGTCACCGCCACGGCGGAGCTGGCCGACCTGCAGCCCAAGCTCGAGGCCAAACACAAGATCAACAAGCTGCGCAAACTACTGGACGAACTGGACGAGGACTACGATCGTATCTACATCGACACGCCGCCGGCCCTGAATTTTTATGCAGTTTCCGCGTTGATCGCCGCTGATCGCGTGTTGATTCCCTTTGATTGCGACAGTTTCTCGCGCCAGGCGCTGTACGGCCTGCTGGCCGAGATCGACGAGCTGAAGGACGATCACAACGAAGAGCTGGTGGTCGAGGGCATCGTGGTCAACCAGTTCCAGTCACGCGCCAGCCTGCCGCAGCAGATGCTCGATGAGCTGCTGGCCGAAGGGTTGCCGGTGCTGCCGGTGTACCTCGGCAGCTCGGTGAAGATGCGCGAGTCCCACCACGCCAGCCTGCCGCTGATCCATCTTGAGCCACGGCACAAGCTGACCCAGCAGTTCGTCGAATTGCATGACCTGCTCGAGCGCAGCGCCTAGACGCCCTGGGCGCGCAACCATTCCAACAGCGACTGGAGCGGGAAGGCGCCGGCCTGGCGTGCCACTTCGCGGCCATTTCTGAACAGGATCAGGCTGGGGATCGAGCGGATGCCCAACTGCCCGGCGAGGTTGCGATTGGCCTCGCTGTCGAGCTTGGCCAGGCGGCAGCGGCCGGCCAGCTGGCGCGCAGCCTGTTCGAAGGTCGGGGCGAAGCTCTTGCAAGGGCCGCACCACTCGGCCCAGACATCCAGCAGCAACGGCAGGTCGCCCTTGATCTGGGCGGCGTAGGTGTTTTCGGTCAGTTCGAAGGGGCGGGCGAGCAGCACTGCCTGCTTGCAGCGGCCGCATTTCGGATCGTCGCCCAAGCGCTCGGCGGGCAGACGGTTGAGGCCGTTGCAGTGGGGGCAGGGGATTACCAGGGGTTCGGACATGAGGGCTCCAGTTGATTTGGGCGTGTGGCCCGTTCGCCGGCAAGCCGGCTCCTACGGGGAATTGTAGGAGCCGGCTTGCCGGCGAACCGGGGTTGCAAATTCATGAAGAGCAACTGATCTCCAGATGCTTGCCCCACTCCGGCGGTCGCTCGGCATAGGCCTGCATCCCAGGCTGTTCCTCGAACGGTTTGCTCAGCACCTGGTGCAGGCGCCGTACCTCACTGTAATCACCCGCTTCGGCCGCCTCGATGGCTTTCTGCGCTAGATAGTTGCGCAGCACATACAGCGGGTTGACCGCCTGCATTCGCTCGCGCCGGCCCTCGGCATTGCCGGGCTCGCGTTCGCAACGGGCCAGGTACTCGGCGCCCCAGGCGTCGAAACCGGCCAGGTCGATGAAATCATCGCGCACCACCTTCAGTGCCTCAGCCACCGGTCGCTCACCCAGCTTGCGGAAGAACAGCGTGTAGTCCACGCCGCCGCTCTGCATGCGCTGCAGCAGGCGCTCCACCAGCACCATGTCGTCGTCTTCGGCCGTGGTCAGGCCCAGGCGACGGCGCATCAGGTCCAGGTAGTGCGCCTGGTACAGCGGTAGGAACAAGCCCAGCGCTTCTTTCAGTGGCTCGACCTCGATCACCGTGGTCAGGGCCTGGGCCAGGGCGCTCAGGTTCCAGTGGGCGATCGGCACTTGGTTGGCGTAGCTGTAGCGGCCCCGGTCGTCGGAGTGGTTGCAGATGAAGTTGGCGTCGAAATCGTCGAGGAAGGCGTACGGGCCGAAGTCGAAGGTGATGCCGAGGATCGACATGTTGTCGGTGTTCATCACCCCATGGCAGAAGCCATAGGCCTGCCAGCGGGCGATCAGTTCGGCGTTGCGCTCGACGATGGTGCGGAACATCGCCAGGTAGGGCTGTTCGGCTTCTCGGCACTGGGGGAAGTGCTGTTCGAGCACATGGTCGATCAGCACGCGCTGCTGTTCCGGCTGCTGGGTGTAGTAGAAGTACTCGAAGTGGCCGAAGCGTACATGGCTGTGGGCCAGGCGCAGCAGCATGGCGGCGGTTTCGCGGGTTTCGCGCCACACCGTGGCGCTGGAGCCGATCACGCACAGCGCGCGGCTGCTGGGGATGCCCAGGGCGTGCAGGGCTTCGGAGGCGAGAAATTCGCGGATCGACGAACGCAGCACGGCGCGGCCGTCACCCATGCGCGAGTACGGGGTCTGGCCGGCGCCCTTGAGGTGCAGGTCCCAGTGCTCGCCGGCGTCGTTGCGCACCTCGCCCAGCAGCAGGCCGCGGCCGTCGCCCAGGCGCGGGTTGTAGGAGCCGAACTGGTGGCCGGAGTAGACCATGGCGCGCGGGTCGGCCTGCTCCCAGAGCTTGTGGCCGCTGAACAGCTCGGCGAACACCGGCAGGTCGGCCTGGGCCGGGTCGAGGTCGAGCAGGGCCATGGCCGCTTCGCTGGCCACGACCAGGCGCGGGTCGGCGATCGGGTCGGGCAGGACCTGGGTGGAGAAGGCGTCGCCGAGGCGGGCGAAGCGGTTGTCGAAGACGAGTTGGTCGAGGGACTTCACGGGGCCTGCTCCTGGGTGGCGTTGCCATGGGGGCCGCTGTGCGGCCCTTCGCCGGCAAGCCGGCTCCTACAGGTGGGCGGTGTAGGAGCCGGCTTGCCGGCGAACGAGGGCAAAGCCCTCGCAGCGAATGTGCACAGGATAAAGTATTCGGGCGTTCTCAGGCCGACGCCGTGCCATCTGGCTTGGGTTGTTCCATCGGGATCAGCTGTTGCTTGCCGCCCTTCTGGTCCATCAGGAACACCTCCACCTGGCGTACCGAGATCTTGATGTCGTGCACCTTGAACTCGCGGTTGATGTAGCGGTTCAACTCGTCCAGGGTCGGGTTGCGGTCGCCCAGGTCGCGCACGTGCATGCGCAACTCGTGGTCCAGCGAGCTCTCGCCGAAGTTGAGGAAGTACACGATCGGCTCGGGGTCCTTCAGCACCCGTGGGTTCTCGTGGGCACCCTTGAGCAGGATGTCGCGCACCAGGTCCAGGTCCGAGCCGTAGTCGATCCCCAGCTTGAGCGTCACCCGGGTGACCGTGTCGGTCAGCGACCAGTTGATCAGTTGGCCGGTGATGAAGGTCTTGTTGGGGACGATGATGTCCTTGCGGTCGAAGTCGGTGATGGTGGTGGCGCGAATGCGGATCTTGCTCACCGTGCCGGACAGGTTGCCGATGGTGATGGTGTCGCCGATGCGCACCGGGCGCTCGAACAGGATCATGATGCCGGAGATGAAGTTGGCGAAGATCTCCTGCATGCCGAAGCCCAGGCCCACCGACAGTGCCGCCACCAGCCACTGCAGCTTGTCCCAGCTCACCCCGAGGGTCGACAGGGTGCTGACGATACCAACGCCGACAATGGTGTACGACAGCAGCGTGGTGGTGGCGTAGGCGCTGCCCTGGGCCAGGTTCAGGCGCGACAGCACCAGCACCTCCAGCAGGCCCGGCAGGTTGCCGGCCAGGGCGAAGGTAATACCGACGATCACCAGCGCGCCAAGCAGGTCGCCGAGGCTGATCGGCACCATGCTGGCGGCGGCGCCGGTGCCACTGGTGTATTCGTAAAGGGTGAAGTTGTTGAGGTAGGAGAACACGCTGATCAGGTCCGCCCACACCCAGTACAGGCCGGCAATGAAGCCACCCAGCAGGGCCAGGCGGATCAGGCGCAGGGACTGTTGGTTGACCTGCTCGATGTCCAGGGTCGGTTCTTCGGTCACCACTTCGCCGTCCAGCCCTTCCTTGGCCGCCTGCCGCTTGCTCAGGGCGCGCTGGTAGGCCAGGCGCCGCGCCGCCACTGACAGGCCGCGCACGAACGCGGCCTCGATCACCAGCCAGAACAGCAGCAGGTAGAGGGTGTAGATCAGCCGGTCGGTGAGCTTGAGGGCGGTGTAGTAGTAGCCGAAGCACACCGCCACGAACAGGGCGATGGGCAGGGCGGTGAAGGCCACCCCGACCGCCTTGCGGAACAGCGAGGTGTTGCGGTGCGCGGGGCTGCTCAACAGCAGGCGGCTGAGCAGCCAGGCCATCAGCGCATAGCAGGTCAGCACCACGCCGATGCCCAGCACGTCGTCGGCCAGTGCCGATGGCTGGTGCTCGGCTACCGCCACCACGCCCACCAGGGCCAGCACCACGGTGCCCAGCCGGCGCACCCAGCCGCGCAGGAACTCGACCTGGGGCTTGTGCCAGCGGAAGTGGATCTCCGCCACGCCGCCGGGGGCGAGGATGCGGTAGGCGGTGTAGAACACCAGCCAGGCTTGGGCGATCTGCCACAGCGCGGCGCCCAGGTTGGCGTTCTGGCCGCGGGCGTCGATTTGCAGCGCATAGCTGCCCAGGGCCAGGGCCAGGGCCACCGGCATGGCCAGGAGGATGTTGATCAGGATTGCCTGGGGCGTGTGCCACTGGCTGTCGCGCTTGAAGTGGCCGATGTCCTGGTGAACCTTGCCCAGGCGCTGGTACAGGTACTTGCGCTTCCACAGCAGCGCGCCGATCACCAGCAGCAGCGGCAGGAACAGCAACGGGCGCTGGCTCAGGCCATCGCCCAGCTCCTTGACCCCCGAGCCCCAGGGCAGGCTGGCGACCTGCTCGGTCAGGCGCTCGGGCACGTAGCGCAGCCACTCCCAGTCCAGCGGCTTGTTGCTGGGGATCCAGAACATCTGCTCTTCGAGGGTGGTGCGCAGGTTCTGCGCGGTGCCCAGCAGCTGCTTCTGGTTCAGTTGCAGGGTGATCGATTCGTTGAGCAGCGCCGAGAGCTCGCGGTTCAGGCGTTCGAGCAGGTCCGCGCGGGTGATCGCCACTTCCAGCAAGGCCTTGCGCAGCTGCGGGGTGACGTCCTCCTGGGGCTGGCTGGCCAGCAGCCGGTCCACGTAACTGGAGGGGCTGCTCATCTGCTCGCGCTGCTGGTTGATCTCGAACTGGTACAGGCGGATGTCGGCGATCTGGTCGGCCAGGTCGCGGTCGACCTTCAGGTGCGGCAGGGCCTGCTTTTGCTTGTAGAGGATCTTCGACAGCAGCAGGCTGCCCTTGAGTACGTTGATTTGCTCGTCGAGGGCCTGGTCGGCCTGGGTGAGGCTGTCGAGTTGCTGCTTGGTGCGCAGGTTCTGTTGCGTGAGTTCGTTGAGACGGTCGGTGCTCTTGAGCAGGTAGTCGGACAGCTTGAGGTTGGCCGAGCTTTCGTTGGCCAGCAGTGTGCTGCCACCGGCTTTCTGCGCTTCGATCGACTGCTGGGTGACGGCCTGCTGGGACTGGGCCAGGCGCTTGTCGTTGATCAACGTCTGCAGGTCCTGGATTTCCTGCTCCAGGCGGGCGGCACGTTCGATCAGCAGGTCATGCTGGGCGTTGCCCAGGTCTTGCAGCAGGCTGTTGCCGGCCAGTTCCTGGCGGCGCAGCAGGGTGAGGGCGTTGAGCGAGGCGAGCTCGGCGTTGAGCTGGTTGCGCTGGTCGGTGTTGAGGGGCTTGCCGTTGTCCTTGCCGGCCTTGAG includes the following:
- the mscK gene encoding mechanosensitive channel MscK, whose amino-acid sequence is MSLRVYLRTALIGLCFALSFAATAAETPTTASIQNSLDKIAERKLPEAEQKALQQVLEQTLALLASKDDSDKKLAALKQQLADAPQQTRDSQRELTKLKDSKAPPVAQRYANLGVPQLEQMLSERSTQQGELQKALSEANSLIINSQTRPERAQAEISNNQTRAQQINNALKAGKDNGKPLNTDQRNQLNAELASLNALTLLRRQELAGNSLLQDLGNAQHDLLIERAARLEQEIQDLQTLINDKRLAQSQQAVTQQSIEAQKAGGSTLLANESSANLKLSDYLLKSTDRLNELTQQNLRTKQQLDSLTQADQALDEQINVLKGSLLLSKILYKQKQALPHLKVDRDLADQIADIRLYQFEINQQREQMSSPSSYVDRLLASQPQEDVTPQLRKALLEVAITRADLLERLNRELSALLNESITLQLNQKQLLGTAQNLRTTLEEQMFWIPSNKPLDWEWLRYVPERLTEQVASLPWGSGVKELGDGLSQRPLLFLPLLLVIGALLWKRKYLYQRLGKVHQDIGHFKRDSQWHTPQAILINILLAMPVALALALGSYALQIDARGQNANLGAALWQIAQAWLVFYTAYRILAPGGVAEIHFRWHKPQVEFLRGWVRRLGTVVLALVGVVAVAEHQPSALADDVLGIGVVLTCYALMAWLLSRLLLSSPAHRNTSLFRKAVGVAFTALPIALFVAVCFGYYYTALKLTDRLIYTLYLLLFWLVIEAAFVRGLSVAARRLAYQRALSKRQAAKEGLDGEVVTEEPTLDIEQVNQQSLRLIRLALLGGFIAGLYWVWADLISVFSYLNNFTLYEYTSGTGAAASMVPISLGDLLGALVIVGITFALAGNLPGLLEVLVLSRLNLAQGSAYATTTLLSYTIVGVGIVSTLSTLGVSWDKLQWLVAALSVGLGFGMQEIFANFISGIMILFERPVRIGDTITIGNLSGTVSKIRIRATTITDFDRKDIIVPNKTFITGQLINWSLTDTVTRVTLKLGIDYGSDLDLVRDILLKGAHENPRVLKDPEPIVYFLNFGESSLDHELRMHVRDLGDRNPTLDELNRYINREFKVHDIKISVRQVEVFLMDQKGGKQQLIPMEQPKPDGTASA